A genomic stretch from Patagioenas fasciata isolate bPatFas1 chromosome 8, bPatFas1.hap1, whole genome shotgun sequence includes:
- the PAOX gene encoding peroxisomal N(1)-acetyl-spermine/spermidine oxidase isoform X3: MEGGGGRRVLVVGAGLAGLGAVQRLRGPGSLRLLEAAPRAGGRVCTRPFASGLAEMGAHWIHGPSPGNPVFRLAMGYSLLGLEAAREENQQAEAGGHPPLPSVTYGSSGRVLSPRVVREARDLFDTLLASTRAFQGAKELPAPSVGQYLREEIARRAPVLGGGEEEARQLQLAVLAACFKLECCISGTHSMDLVALEPFGEYVSLPGLDCTFPGGYGSLPDRMLSSLPEGTVLLNKAVRTIQWRGSFREEGDQVRDFPVRVECEDGDAFLADHVIVTVPLGFLKERHQDFFQPPLPQQKAEAIRRLGFGTNNKIFLEFEQPFWEPQQQLLEVVWEDESPLEEPNTDLEANWFKKLIGFVVLQPPEQHGHVLCGFIAGKESEYMETLSDTEVLNTMTHVLRMLTGTATSSALATPTSLGKCTPGFLDPPQNLHLQGTHTCLLPGVCSGPGGTALPTPGAPTATWPSAAPGMTSMCWLSPCPRTPRTPGLCSSSSPARPPTAPSTPPPTGPCWRAGGRLSGSTGSWKHLALLLSSEAAK, translated from the exons ATGGAGGGTGGTGGCGGGCGGCGGGTGCTGGTGGtgggcgcggggctggcggggctgggggcggtgcAGCGGCTCCGCGGGCCCGGCTCCCTCCGCCTGCTGGAGGCCGCGCCCCGCGCTGGGGGCCGCGTCTGCACCCGCCCCTTCG CATCGGGGCTGGCAGAGATGGGGGCGCACTGGATCCACGGCCCCTCGCCGGGTAACCCTGTCTTCCGCCTGGCCATGGGCTACAGCCTGTTGGGCCTCGAGGCCGCCCGAGAGGAGAACCAGCAGGCGGAGGCGGGGGGACACCCCCCGCTGCCCTCCGTCACCTACGGCAGCTCGGGGAGGGTGCTGAGTCCCCGGGTCGTGAGGGAAGCCCGCGACCTCTTTGACACCCTCCTGGCCTCCACCCGGGCTTTTCAGGGCGCCAAGGAGCTCCCGGCGCCCAGTGTGGGACAGTACCTGCGGGAGGAGATTGCTCGGAGGGCCCCCGTTTTAGGGGGTGGTGAGGAAGAAGCTCGGCAGCTCCAGCTGGCCGTCCTCGCCGCCTGCTTCAAGCTGGAGTGTTGCATCAGCGGGACTCACAGCATGGACCTGGTGGCCCTGGAGCCCTTCGGGGAGTATGTCTCCCTGCCCGGCCTTGATTGCACCTTCCCGGG CGGCTACGGCAGCCTGCCCGATCGCATGCTCTCGTCGCTGCCGGAGGGCACAGTGCTGCTCAACAAGGCGGTGAGGACCATCCAGTGGAGAGGGTCCTTCCGTGAGGAAGGGGACCAGGTCAGGGATTTCCCTGTCCGAGTGGAGTGTGAAGATGGAGACGCCTTCCTCGCCGATCACGTCATTGTCACTGTCCCGCTGG GTTTCCTCAAGGAACGCCACCAGGACTTCTTCCAGCCTCCCCTGCCGCAGCAGAAAGCAGAGGCCATTCGCCGCCTGGGTTTCGGCACCAACAACAAGATCTTTCTGGAGTTTGAGCAGCCTTTTTGGGaaccacagcagcagctcctggaagTGGTGTGGGAGGACGAGTCACCCCTCGAGGAACCCAACACTGATCTAGAGGCCAACTGGTTCAAGAAGCTCATTGGATTCGTGGTCCTCCAGCCGCCCGAGCA GCACGGGCACGTCCTCTGCGGCTTCATCGCGGGGAAGGAGTCGGAATACATGGAGACACTGAGCGACACAGAGGTTCTCAACACCATGACACATGTCCTCCGCATGCTGACAGGTACCGCCACCTCCTCCGCCCTCGCCACCCCAACATCCCTGGGGAAATGCACACCTGGATTTCTGGATCCCCCCCAAAATCTGCACCTGCAGGGAACCCACACCTGCCTGCTCCCAGGAGTGTGCTCAGGTCCCGGTGGCACAGCGCTCCCTACACCCGGGGCTCCTACAGCTACGTGGCCGTCGGCAGCTCCGGGGATGACATCGATGTGCTGGCTCAGCCCCTGCCCGAGGACCCCGAGGACCCCAGG CCTCTGCAGCTCCTCTTCGCCGGCGAGGCCACCCACCGCACCTTCTACTCCACCACCCACGGGGCCCTGCTGGCGGGCTGGCGGGAGGCTGAGCGGCTCAACCGGCTCCTGGAAGCACCTGGCCCTGCTCCTCAGCTCTGAGGCGGCAAAATAA
- the LOC136104412 gene encoding lipase member M-like, with protein sequence MWLFFATLFLTQAPVNSADAMEQKKALNPETFMNVSQMISHRGYPSEEYEVLTRDGYYVVLNRIPHGRGNPGSSGAKPVVFLQHGLLAEGSNWVENLANNSFGFILADSGYDVWVGNSRGTRWSRRHQRLSADQAEFWDFSFHEMAMYDLPAMIHFVLQKTRQKKIYYIGHSQGCTIAFIAFSSMPELAQKINMFFALAPAVTVKYAKSPIIKISFLLDKQCSMIQLLLGRTDAALRLRKLWRFLPVLCRQPLLHKPCANLFFLLGGYNEKNLNMTRLDVYTSHYPDGTSVKNIIHWAQMVKSGEFKAFDYGSKNPAMYQQETPPSYRVEDMPVPTAVWSGGKDWLADQRDVHLLLPRIAHLVTYGHIHDWNHWDFIWGLDAAERLYSSILELMEWSR encoded by the exons ATGTGGCTGTTTTTCGCAACCCTGTTTTTGACACAAGCACCCGTGAACTCGGCAGATGCCATGGAGCAGAAAAAGGCTCTAAATCCTGAGACATTCATGAACGTT AGCCAAATGATCAGCCACAGAGGGTACCCCAGCGAGGAGTATGAAGTCCTGACTCGCGATGGCTACTACGTCGTCCTAAACAGAATTCCTCACGGGAGAGGAAATCCTGGGAGCAGTG GGGCCAAGCCAGTTGTGTTTCTCCAGCACGGGTTACTTGCAGAAGGCAGCAACTGGGTGGAAAATCTGGCGAACAACAGCTTTGGCTTCATCCTAGCAGATTCTGGCTATGATGTCTGGGTGGGAAACAGCCGGGGGACGAGATGGTCCCGGAGACACCAGCGCCTTTCAGCTGACCAGGCTGAATTCTGGGATTTCAG CTTTCATGAAATGGCAATGTACGACCTCCCAGCCATGATCCACTTTGTTCTGCAGAAGACCAGGCAGAAGAAGATCTACTACATTGGCCACTCGCAGGGCTGCACGATCG cATTCATTGCATTTTCATCCATGCCAGAACTGGCTCAGAAAATCAACATGTTTTTCGCCCTGGCTCCAGCAGTGACAGTCAAGTACGCCAAAAGTCCCATCATTAAAATCTCCTTCCTTCTGGACAAGCAATGCTCGATGATACAG ctcctgttgGGCAGAACAGACGCCGCGCTGCGGCTGAGGAAGCTGTGGAGGTTTCTGCCTGTGCTGTGCAGGCAGCCGCTGCTGCACAAGCCCTGCGCCAACCTCTTCTTTCTGCTGGGTGGCTACAATGAGAAGAACCTCAACATG ACGCGTCTGGATGTGTACACGTCCCACTACCCGGATGGGACCTCTGTCAAAAACATAATACACTGGGCCCAG ATGGTGAAATCAGGAGAATTCAAAGCCTTCGACTACGGCAGCAAAAATCCAGCCATGTACCAACAG GAGACACCTCCCTCCTACCGGGTGGAGGATATGCCGGTGCCCACCGCAGTGTGGTCGGGGGGCAAGGACTGGCTGGCTGACCAGAGGGATGTCCACCTGCTGCTGCCCCGCATCGCCCACCTCGTCACCTATGGCCACATCCATGACTGGAACCACTGGGACTTCATCTGGGGCTTGGATGCTGCCGAGCGCCTCTACAGCAGCATCCTGGAGCTGATGGAGTGGTCCCGGTAG
- the PAOX gene encoding peroxisomal N(1)-acetyl-spermine/spermidine oxidase isoform X2 has protein sequence MEGGGGRRVLVVGAGLAGLGAVQRLRGPGSLRLLEAAPRAGGRVCTRPFASGLAEMGAHWIHGPSPGNPVFRLAMGYSLLGLEAAREENQQAEAGGHPPLPSVTYGSSGRVLSPRVVREARDLFDTLLASTRAFQGAKELPAPSVGQYLREEIARRAPVLGGGEEEARQLQLAVLAACFKLECCISGTHSMDLVALEPFGEYVSLPGLDCTFPGGYGSLPDRMLSSLPEGTVLLNKAVRTIQWRGSFREEGDQVRDFPVRVECEDGDAFLADHVIVTVPLGFLKERHQDFFQPPLPQQKAEAIRRLGFGTNNKIFLEFEQPFWEPQQQLLEVVWEDESPLEEPNTDLEANWFKKLIGFVVLQPPEQHGHVLCGFIAGKESEYMETLSDTEVLNTMTHVLRMLTGNPHLPAPRSVLRSRWHSAPYTRGSYSYVAVGSSGDDIDVLAQPLPEDPEDPRPLQLLFAGEATHRTFYSTTHGALLAGWREAERLNRLLEAPGPAPQL, from the exons ATGGAGGGTGGTGGCGGGCGGCGGGTGCTGGTGGtgggcgcggggctggcggggctgggggcggtgcAGCGGCTCCGCGGGCCCGGCTCCCTCCGCCTGCTGGAGGCCGCGCCCCGCGCTGGGGGCCGCGTCTGCACCCGCCCCTTCG CATCGGGGCTGGCAGAGATGGGGGCGCACTGGATCCACGGCCCCTCGCCGGGTAACCCTGTCTTCCGCCTGGCCATGGGCTACAGCCTGTTGGGCCTCGAGGCCGCCCGAGAGGAGAACCAGCAGGCGGAGGCGGGGGGACACCCCCCGCTGCCCTCCGTCACCTACGGCAGCTCGGGGAGGGTGCTGAGTCCCCGGGTCGTGAGGGAAGCCCGCGACCTCTTTGACACCCTCCTGGCCTCCACCCGGGCTTTTCAGGGCGCCAAGGAGCTCCCGGCGCCCAGTGTGGGACAGTACCTGCGGGAGGAGATTGCTCGGAGGGCCCCCGTTTTAGGGGGTGGTGAGGAAGAAGCTCGGCAGCTCCAGCTGGCCGTCCTCGCCGCCTGCTTCAAGCTGGAGTGTTGCATCAGCGGGACTCACAGCATGGACCTGGTGGCCCTGGAGCCCTTCGGGGAGTATGTCTCCCTGCCCGGCCTTGATTGCACCTTCCCGGG CGGCTACGGCAGCCTGCCCGATCGCATGCTCTCGTCGCTGCCGGAGGGCACAGTGCTGCTCAACAAGGCGGTGAGGACCATCCAGTGGAGAGGGTCCTTCCGTGAGGAAGGGGACCAGGTCAGGGATTTCCCTGTCCGAGTGGAGTGTGAAGATGGAGACGCCTTCCTCGCCGATCACGTCATTGTCACTGTCCCGCTGG GTTTCCTCAAGGAACGCCACCAGGACTTCTTCCAGCCTCCCCTGCCGCAGCAGAAAGCAGAGGCCATTCGCCGCCTGGGTTTCGGCACCAACAACAAGATCTTTCTGGAGTTTGAGCAGCCTTTTTGGGaaccacagcagcagctcctggaagTGGTGTGGGAGGACGAGTCACCCCTCGAGGAACCCAACACTGATCTAGAGGCCAACTGGTTCAAGAAGCTCATTGGATTCGTGGTCCTCCAGCCGCCCGAGCA GCACGGGCACGTCCTCTGCGGCTTCATCGCGGGGAAGGAGTCGGAATACATGGAGACACTGAGCGACACAGAGGTTCTCAACACCATGACACATGTCCTCCGCATGCTGACAG GGAACCCACACCTGCCTGCTCCCAGGAGTGTGCTCAGGTCCCGGTGGCACAGCGCTCCCTACACCCGGGGCTCCTACAGCTACGTGGCCGTCGGCAGCTCCGGGGATGACATCGATGTGCTGGCTCAGCCCCTGCCCGAGGACCCCGAGGACCCCAGG CCTCTGCAGCTCCTCTTCGCCGGCGAGGCCACCCACCGCACCTTCTACTCCACCACCCACGGGGCCCTGCTGGCGGGCTGGCGGGAGGCTGAGCGGCTCAACCGGCTCCTGGAAGCACCTGGCCCTGCTCCTCAGCTCTGA
- the PAOX gene encoding peroxisomal N(1)-acetyl-spermine/spermidine oxidase isoform X1, giving the protein MEGGGGRRVLVVGAGLAGLGAVQRLRGPGSLRLLEAAPRAGGRVCTRPFASGLAEMGAHWIHGPSPGNPVFRLAMGYSLLGLEAAREENQQAEAGGHPPLPSVTYGSSGRVLSPRVVREARDLFDTLLASTRAFQGAKELPAPSVGQYLREEIARRAPVLGGGEEEARQLQLAVLAACFKLECCISGTHSMDLVALEPFGEYVSLPGLDCTFPGGYGSLPDRMLSSLPEGTVLLNKAVRTIQWRGSFREEGDQVRDFPVRVECEDGDAFLADHVIVTVPLGFLKERHQDFFQPPLPQQKAEAIRRLGFGTNNKIFLEFEQPFWEPQQQLLEVVWEDESPLEEPNTDLEANWFKKLIGFVVLQPPEQHGHVLCGFIAGKESEYMETLSDTEVLNTMTHVLRMLTGNPHLPAPRSVLRSRWHSAPYTRGSYSYVAVGSSGDDIDVLAQPLPEDPEDPRVTALGHKEVQQPWVRQETPGGETDGWEQDASGLEEHREVTSHTLALCGGQ; this is encoded by the exons ATGGAGGGTGGTGGCGGGCGGCGGGTGCTGGTGGtgggcgcggggctggcggggctgggggcggtgcAGCGGCTCCGCGGGCCCGGCTCCCTCCGCCTGCTGGAGGCCGCGCCCCGCGCTGGGGGCCGCGTCTGCACCCGCCCCTTCG CATCGGGGCTGGCAGAGATGGGGGCGCACTGGATCCACGGCCCCTCGCCGGGTAACCCTGTCTTCCGCCTGGCCATGGGCTACAGCCTGTTGGGCCTCGAGGCCGCCCGAGAGGAGAACCAGCAGGCGGAGGCGGGGGGACACCCCCCGCTGCCCTCCGTCACCTACGGCAGCTCGGGGAGGGTGCTGAGTCCCCGGGTCGTGAGGGAAGCCCGCGACCTCTTTGACACCCTCCTGGCCTCCACCCGGGCTTTTCAGGGCGCCAAGGAGCTCCCGGCGCCCAGTGTGGGACAGTACCTGCGGGAGGAGATTGCTCGGAGGGCCCCCGTTTTAGGGGGTGGTGAGGAAGAAGCTCGGCAGCTCCAGCTGGCCGTCCTCGCCGCCTGCTTCAAGCTGGAGTGTTGCATCAGCGGGACTCACAGCATGGACCTGGTGGCCCTGGAGCCCTTCGGGGAGTATGTCTCCCTGCCCGGCCTTGATTGCACCTTCCCGGG CGGCTACGGCAGCCTGCCCGATCGCATGCTCTCGTCGCTGCCGGAGGGCACAGTGCTGCTCAACAAGGCGGTGAGGACCATCCAGTGGAGAGGGTCCTTCCGTGAGGAAGGGGACCAGGTCAGGGATTTCCCTGTCCGAGTGGAGTGTGAAGATGGAGACGCCTTCCTCGCCGATCACGTCATTGTCACTGTCCCGCTGG GTTTCCTCAAGGAACGCCACCAGGACTTCTTCCAGCCTCCCCTGCCGCAGCAGAAAGCAGAGGCCATTCGCCGCCTGGGTTTCGGCACCAACAACAAGATCTTTCTGGAGTTTGAGCAGCCTTTTTGGGaaccacagcagcagctcctggaagTGGTGTGGGAGGACGAGTCACCCCTCGAGGAACCCAACACTGATCTAGAGGCCAACTGGTTCAAGAAGCTCATTGGATTCGTGGTCCTCCAGCCGCCCGAGCA GCACGGGCACGTCCTCTGCGGCTTCATCGCGGGGAAGGAGTCGGAATACATGGAGACACTGAGCGACACAGAGGTTCTCAACACCATGACACATGTCCTCCGCATGCTGACAG GGAACCCACACCTGCCTGCTCCCAGGAGTGTGCTCAGGTCCCGGTGGCACAGCGCTCCCTACACCCGGGGCTCCTACAGCTACGTGGCCGTCGGCAGCTCCGGGGATGACATCGATGTGCTGGCTCAGCCCCTGCCCGAGGACCCCGAGGACCCCAGGGTAACTGCTTTAGGCCACAAGGAGGTGCAGCAGCCATGGGTGAGGCAGGAAACCCCAGGTGGGGAGACAGATGGGTGGGAACAGGATGCCTCAGGCCTCGAGGAGCACAGGGAGGTGACATCCCACACTCTTGCTCTGTGCGGGGGTCAGTGA